In Haloterrigena turkmenica DSM 5511, a single genomic region encodes these proteins:
- a CDS encoding MATE family efflux transporter codes for MTGRETDAIEYVTSALERLGIIDAERFRPTVDLAWPRIVTGFAIMSKQTADLAMVGIAVGTAGTAGLAYALAFWEIVTMLGLGLAGGTISLVSQNYGGEETGRASLVVTQSVLLAVGIALPLAAAFLLFADPLIGLFDAEPESIAHGATYLTFVAPAVLFELLNLIASRTYTGVGDTFTEMVARAGGAALNILISGLLIFGFGLGVAGAAIGTTLSTGFVTVVLAWGMVGRSYGVLGMESSPVPLARSGPWLEPTLLAQIVEISAPEIGRRLAQGIVVFPLLWVAGSFGPVVVTALEVGRRVRALINSVNWGLSLAASSLVGQRLGANDEDGADAYGTGIIRLSALCYAAIAVLVVVFAEPIASLFVGPDGRALAGAFVAVGAVSSIGFSIDGAASGALLGAGDTRWPFVASLVGRYGFALPAAALGLVTALDITGLYLALLLETAVPGGINYWLFHSGRWKVVSRRYRPSSEAS; via the coding sequence ATGACGGGCCGGGAGACCGACGCGATCGAGTACGTCACAAGCGCACTCGAGCGCCTCGGAATTATCGACGCCGAGCGGTTCCGGCCGACCGTCGACCTCGCGTGGCCTCGGATCGTCACTGGCTTCGCGATCATGTCCAAGCAGACGGCGGACCTCGCGATGGTCGGCATCGCGGTCGGCACGGCCGGCACCGCGGGGCTGGCGTACGCGCTCGCCTTCTGGGAGATCGTCACGATGCTCGGCCTCGGACTCGCGGGCGGCACCATCAGCCTCGTCTCGCAGAACTACGGCGGCGAGGAGACCGGCCGCGCCTCGCTGGTGGTCACCCAGAGCGTCCTGTTGGCCGTCGGGATCGCGCTCCCGCTCGCGGCCGCGTTTCTGCTCTTTGCCGACCCGCTGATCGGGCTGTTCGACGCCGAGCCGGAATCGATCGCACACGGCGCGACCTACCTGACCTTCGTCGCGCCGGCGGTCCTGTTCGAACTGCTCAACCTGATCGCCAGTCGCACCTACACCGGCGTCGGCGACACGTTCACGGAGATGGTCGCCCGCGCGGGCGGCGCCGCGCTCAATATCCTCATCAGCGGCCTGCTCATCTTCGGGTTCGGTCTGGGCGTCGCCGGCGCGGCGATCGGCACCACGCTCTCGACGGGGTTCGTGACGGTCGTCCTCGCGTGGGGAATGGTCGGCCGATCCTACGGCGTCCTCGGGATGGAGTCCAGCCCGGTTCCGCTCGCGCGATCGGGACCGTGGCTCGAGCCGACGCTGCTGGCCCAGATCGTCGAGATCTCCGCGCCGGAGATCGGCCGCCGGCTCGCCCAGGGGATCGTCGTCTTCCCGCTGCTGTGGGTGGCCGGCTCCTTCGGACCGGTAGTCGTCACCGCCCTCGAGGTCGGCCGGCGGGTGCGCGCGCTGATCAACAGCGTCAACTGGGGGCTCTCGCTGGCCGCGAGTTCGCTGGTCGGCCAGCGACTCGGCGCGAACGACGAGGACGGGGCCGACGCCTACGGCACGGGGATCATCCGGCTCTCGGCGCTCTGTTACGCGGCGATCGCCGTTCTGGTCGTCGTCTTCGCGGAGCCGATCGCGAGCCTGTTCGTGGGACCGGACGGACGCGCGCTCGCGGGCGCGTTCGTCGCCGTCGGCGCCGTCAGTTCGATCGGCTTCAGCATCGACGGCGCCGCCTCCGGCGCGCTGCTTGGCGCCGGTGACACCCGGTGGCCGTTCGTCGCCTCGCTGGTCGGCCGCTACGGCTTCGCCCTGCCGGCGGCCGCGCTGGGGCTGGTGACCGCGCTGGACATCACGGGCCTCTATCTCGCCTTGCTGCTCGAGACCGCCGTCCCCGGCGGGATCAACTACTGGCTGTTCCACAGCGGCCGCTGGAAGGTCGTGAGTCGGCGGTACCGACCGTCGTCCGAAGCGAGCTGA
- a CDS encoding fumarylacetoacetate hydrolase family protein: protein MKLATFEVETPVGPVERIGAVAEATEDEDAPARAATLVDLTAAYGAALEAEGEPAPADLARAHVPPEMIAFVERGDRAIEDAREALEYAAETDAERGPGGAKLRYEPDEYDLLAPLPRPNSLRDFMAIEEHVQNSMDGEIADVWYELPVYYKGNADSVVAPGETIQWPAYSSIMDYELEIAAVIGKRGRDIDAERAAEHIAGYTVFNDFSARDIQGEEMEGRLGPAKGKDFANGLGPYVVPADDIDVLESPMTARVDGEVWSEGTVDEMYHSFADIIEHVSQSETLHPGDVIGSGTVGEGCGLELGTFLENGSTVELEIEGIGTLEHTVVE, encoded by the coding sequence ATGAAACTCGCGACCTTCGAGGTCGAGACTCCCGTCGGTCCCGTCGAGCGCATCGGGGCCGTCGCCGAAGCGACCGAGGATGAGGACGCGCCTGCGCGAGCGGCGACGCTGGTCGATCTCACCGCCGCCTACGGCGCCGCCCTCGAGGCCGAGGGCGAACCCGCGCCCGCCGACCTCGCGCGCGCCCACGTCCCGCCGGAGATGATCGCCTTTGTAGAGCGCGGCGATCGTGCGATCGAAGACGCACGAGAAGCGCTCGAGTACGCCGCCGAGACGGACGCCGAACGCGGACCCGGCGGCGCGAAACTCCGATACGAACCCGACGAGTACGACCTGCTCGCGCCCCTACCTCGTCCCAACTCGCTGCGGGACTTCATGGCCATCGAGGAGCACGTGCAGAACAGCATGGACGGCGAGATCGCCGACGTCTGGTACGAGTTGCCGGTCTACTACAAGGGCAACGCCGACAGCGTCGTCGCGCCCGGCGAGACGATCCAGTGGCCCGCGTATTCCTCCATCATGGACTACGAACTCGAGATCGCGGCCGTGATCGGAAAGCGGGGTCGGGACATCGACGCCGAACGTGCAGCGGAGCACATCGCCGGCTACACCGTCTTCAACGACTTCAGCGCCCGCGACATCCAGGGCGAGGAGATGGAGGGTCGACTGGGTCCGGCGAAGGGAAAGGACTTCGCGAACGGTCTCGGCCCCTATGTCGTGCCCGCAGACGACATCGACGTCCTCGAGTCGCCGATGACCGCCCGCGTCGACGGCGAGGTCTGGTCGGAGGGGACGGTCGACGAGATGTACCACTCCTTCGCGGACATCATCGAACACGTCTCGCAGTCCGAGACGCTGCATCCGGGCGACGTCATCGGCAGCGGCACCGTCGGCGAGGGCTGCGGGCTCGAACTGGGGACGTTCCTCGAGAATGGGTCGACCGTCGAACTCGAGATCGAGGGGATCGGCACGCTCGAGCACACGGTTGTCGAGTGA
- a CDS encoding cyclase family protein, with amino-acid sequence MSGLLTSDDATLIDLSIGLEDGPPSEPMPPSIDAFDHEAGAERLAENLRELGHDVDAEDFPAGMGLAWEDLEVIPHAGTHLDAPWHYGPEVDGEPAKTIEEIPLEWCRGNAVVLDFREKDAGEEIDVADLETALDDLNHDLSPSEIVLIQTGADELWGTPEYLTQFPGMSAEGTKFLVDQGVTVIGTDAYGFDKPFTEMGRRYVESGDESELWPAHFAGREVEYCQIEKMANLDELPRKTDVPIVAFPIKIENGSAGWVRPVAFVEDGADGEREADSDVTESGGETA; translated from the coding sequence ATGAGCGGATTGTTGACATCCGACGATGCCACGCTGATCGACCTGAGCATCGGTCTCGAGGATGGGCCGCCGAGCGAACCGATGCCGCCGTCGATCGACGCCTTCGACCACGAGGCCGGCGCCGAACGGCTCGCCGAGAACCTCCGGGAGCTGGGCCACGACGTCGACGCCGAGGATTTCCCGGCGGGGATGGGACTCGCGTGGGAGGACCTCGAGGTCATCCCGCATGCGGGCACCCACCTCGACGCTCCGTGGCACTACGGCCCGGAAGTCGACGGCGAACCGGCGAAGACGATCGAGGAGATCCCGCTGGAGTGGTGTCGAGGGAACGCGGTCGTCCTCGACTTCCGCGAGAAGGACGCGGGCGAGGAGATCGACGTCGCCGATCTCGAGACGGCCCTCGACGACCTGAACCACGACCTCTCGCCGAGCGAGATCGTTCTGATCCAGACCGGCGCCGACGAGCTGTGGGGCACGCCCGAGTATCTCACGCAGTTCCCCGGCATGAGCGCCGAGGGAACGAAGTTCCTCGTCGATCAGGGAGTGACGGTGATCGGAACCGACGCCTACGGCTTCGACAAGCCGTTCACCGAGATGGGTCGGCGGTACGTCGAGTCCGGCGACGAGTCGGAGCTGTGGCCCGCTCACTTCGCCGGCCGCGAGGTCGAGTACTGCCAGATCGAGAAGATGGCGAACCTCGACGAACTCCCGCGGAAGACAGACGTTCCGATCGTCGCCTTCCCGATCAAGATCGAGAACGGCAGCGCGGGCTGGGTGCGGCCCGTCGCCTTCGTCGAAGACGGTGCGGACGGCGAACGCGAGGCCGACAGCGACGTCACCGAGAGCGGAGGTGAGACGGCATGA
- a CDS encoding FAD-binding oxidoreductase, whose translation MGTVHKTPGEEALANVPGGAVRSFDAEFAGDVVLPADPEYGRERQVWNGMIDRYPAIVARCTGVADVVAAVTFAREQGLPLAVRGGGHNVAGTAVCDGGLVVDLTPMNAVRVDSEERTVRVEGGATLGDVDRETQLFGLATALGAVSQTGVAGLTLNGGYGHLSRQYGLALDNLRSVDVVTADGQVRTASAERNADLFWGLRGGGGALGVVTSFEFELHEVGPEVYAFFVWFHADDAAAVMDRYLEWTADAPREAGVLAFAAHVPALEEFPEETWGEPAVAMLGSYRGDLEDADEVFGALRESATPIADLSGTMPYVALQSMLDEDYPDGLRYYWKSIYLTDVTDEVVDVMLRYNESTPSALSTIDLWHLDGAVGEVPPDATAFRHRDKPYMLTIEANWEDPSGDDANVDWARAAFAEVERLPVASGRYGNFPGLNEDPVERRFGDNYERLVDLKTEYDPTNLFGTTGTVAPRTAAD comes from the coding sequence ATGGGAACAGTGCACAAAACACCCGGTGAGGAAGCGCTCGCAAACGTCCCGGGCGGTGCGGTTCGATCGTTCGACGCCGAGTTCGCCGGCGACGTCGTCCTTCCGGCGGACCCGGAGTACGGACGGGAACGGCAGGTCTGGAACGGGATGATCGACCGGTATCCGGCGATCGTCGCCCGCTGTACCGGCGTCGCCGATGTCGTTGCGGCCGTGACGTTCGCCCGCGAGCAGGGGCTCCCGCTCGCGGTTCGGGGCGGCGGCCACAACGTCGCCGGAACGGCTGTCTGCGACGGCGGCCTCGTCGTCGACCTGACGCCGATGAACGCCGTCCGCGTCGATTCCGAGGAGCGGACGGTCCGCGTCGAGGGCGGCGCGACGCTCGGGGACGTCGACCGCGAGACGCAACTGTTCGGCCTCGCGACGGCGCTCGGCGCCGTCTCGCAGACGGGCGTCGCCGGGCTGACGCTCAACGGCGGCTACGGCCACCTGAGCCGGCAGTACGGGCTGGCACTGGACAACCTCCGTAGCGTCGACGTCGTGACCGCGGACGGGCAGGTTCGCACCGCCAGCGCCGAACGGAACGCGGATCTGTTCTGGGGTCTCCGCGGCGGCGGTGGCGCTCTCGGCGTCGTCACGTCCTTCGAGTTCGAGCTCCACGAGGTTGGTCCCGAGGTGTACGCCTTCTTCGTCTGGTTCCACGCCGACGACGCGGCCGCCGTGATGGATCGCTACCTCGAGTGGACCGCCGACGCACCCCGCGAGGCGGGCGTGCTCGCCTTCGCCGCGCACGTGCCCGCCCTCGAGGAGTTCCCCGAGGAGACGTGGGGCGAGCCCGCGGTCGCCATGCTCGGCTCCTACCGCGGCGACCTCGAGGACGCCGACGAGGTCTTCGGGGCGCTCCGGGAGAGCGCGACGCCCATCGCCGATCTCAGCGGCACGATGCCGTACGTCGCCCTGCAGTCGATGCTCGACGAGGACTATCCCGACGGCCTCCGGTACTACTGGAAGTCGATCTACCTCACCGACGTGACCGACGAGGTCGTCGACGTCATGCTCCGGTACAACGAGTCGACGCCGTCGGCGCTCTCGACGATCGACCTCTGGCACCTCGACGGCGCGGTCGGCGAGGTGCCGCCGGACGCGACCGCGTTCCGACACCGCGACAAGCCGTACATGCTCACCATCGAAGCGAACTGGGAGGACCCGTCCGGGGACGACGCGAACGTCGACTGGGCGCGGGCCGCCTTCGCCGAGGTCGAGCGGCTGCCGGTCGCGTCCGGCCGATACGGAAACTTCCCAGGTCTGAACGAGGATCCCGTCGAACGGCGCTTCGGGGACAACTACGAGCGGCTGGTCGACCTCAAGACCGAGTACGATCCGACGAACCTGTTCGGAACGACCGGGACCGTCGCGCCGCGAACCGCGGCCGACTGA
- a CDS encoding geranylgeranyl reductase family protein — protein sequence MYDFVVVGVGPPGARFARRAAEEGYDVLALEKGQIGEPLACSGHVSTDVWEFTGEGAREELFQNEVYGARFHVGGPRSEAYPFYKQEVASNVIDRVGLDRHLADLAREAGADVREKHTVTELTEHRDRVELVANGPDGTLEFEAKMVAGCDGPRSRVRDELGLPEPEELLHGVLAFSDEEDHQDFVDVHLTAPTFFAWRIPRGEAGVEYGLAAPPGVQVTKHFEELIDGYEIDVSHRCSGAIPIGPPDRVTSRRAFLIGDAAAQTKPFTGGGILYSMTSADYAVREIDPDRPTTLAAYERAWREDLEREQRLGHWLRRAYSLPEPVQHVGLGALSGEIGVHMDRPTSLVSPSHLRALLSRLR from the coding sequence ATGTACGATTTCGTCGTCGTCGGCGTCGGCCCGCCGGGGGCTCGGTTCGCCCGCCGGGCCGCCGAGGAGGGGTACGACGTGCTCGCCCTCGAGAAGGGGCAGATCGGCGAGCCGCTGGCCTGTTCCGGCCACGTGAGCACGGACGTCTGGGAGTTCACGGGCGAGGGCGCTCGCGAGGAACTGTTCCAGAACGAAGTCTACGGCGCGCGGTTCCACGTCGGCGGACCGCGAAGCGAGGCCTACCCCTTCTACAAGCAAGAGGTCGCCTCGAACGTCATCGACCGCGTGGGCCTGGACCGCCACCTCGCGGACCTCGCACGCGAGGCGGGCGCGGACGTCCGCGAGAAGCACACGGTCACCGAGCTCACGGAGCACCGCGACCGCGTGGAACTCGTCGCCAACGGCCCCGACGGCACCCTCGAGTTCGAGGCGAAGATGGTCGCCGGCTGCGACGGGCCGCGCTCCCGCGTCCGAGACGAACTCGGGCTGCCCGAACCCGAGGAGCTGCTCCACGGCGTCCTCGCCTTCTCCGACGAGGAGGACCATCAGGACTTCGTCGACGTCCACCTCACCGCGCCGACGTTCTTCGCGTGGCGCATCCCGCGGGGCGAGGCCGGCGTCGAGTACGGACTCGCGGCGCCGCCGGGCGTTCAGGTGACCAAGCACTTCGAAGAGCTGATCGACGGCTACGAGATCGACGTCTCCCACCGCTGTTCGGGCGCGATTCCGATCGGACCGCCGGACCGCGTCACGAGCCGTCGGGCGTTCCTGATCGGCGACGCGGCCGCCCAGACCAAGCCGTTCACCGGCGGCGGCATCCTCTATAGCATGACCAGTGCCGACTACGCCGTCCGCGAGATCGACCCCGACCGGCCGACGACGCTCGCGGCCTACGAACGCGCCTGGCGCGAGGACCTAGAGCGCGAGCAGCGACTCGGTCACTGGCTCCGCCGGGCCTACTCGCTCCCGGAACCCGTCCAACACGTCGGCCTCGGCGCGCTCTCCGGGGAGATCGGCGTCCACATGGACCGCCCGACGTCGCTCGTCTCGCCGTCGCACCTGCGGGCACTGCTCTCGCGGCTTCGGTGA